Part of the Methanolobus chelungpuianus genome is shown below.
CACGCCTCCTTTTCCGCTCATTACCATAATCTTCTTCCTGATGGATCTCATCTGCTTGATAAGCCTGGATTCCTGGGGTTTCTGCAACAGGTCCTGGGGGCTCTGTATAGTTTGTGCCATTTGATTACCTCTTCCTGATCATGCTATTGGGATCGCATACTAAGTATAGATTCTTCTGAGATGCAATATATTCTCAGGAAGCAGTGCTACTCTTTTCCGAGCCTGACATAGCTGCCACCTGATATCTCTATTGCCTTACCGGTCGTCAGTGCCAGTGCGACTTTCCTTCTTGCACTTTGCAGGTCTTCCCAGAAGGCGCGCCTTGAAACGCCCATTCTGAAGGCAGCGTCTTCCTGCAACATGCCTTCGAGATCCACAAGTCTCAGAGCTTCCAGCTCCTCGATCGCAAGAGCAACTGTCTCAAGTTCACTTAACGGTACTCCCCTTGGTTTGAAATAGAGCACTTCCGGAGAGCACTCCACTCTTCTTGGGGACTTGGGTCTCCCTCTGCATTTCATTAAGCATATTGATGGAGGTGCCAATATTTATTGCTTGCCGGTAAAGTTCATATATTTCTTCCCAAATGTACCTCATTCCAGGAGTTTCATATGAAGTAGGCGGCCATGCTTAGAACACCAATCCCTATGCAGAATTTTGCAAAATCGAATCTCTGGGCTATCCGGATGAATGCGTCAATGGTGAACAGGCCGAAGACGAAAGCAAAGAATGTCGCCAGAATCGCATTCATGTCCAGGGTCAGCATTCCCATTGCAGCGATACCTATGTCTGCGGCCAGGACGGCAGGTATGCTCATGAGGAAACTCAGTTTTATGGCTTCCGATGCATTGAAGTTTCTCAGGAGCAGTGATGAGACCGTGATGCCGGATCTGCTGACTCCCGGCAGTGCAGCAAAACCCTGGGCTATGCCTGTCACGAGTGAATCTGTGAATGAGGGTACGCTTTTCCTGATCTCTCTCCCTGAAGCTGCTTTCTGCAGCATTCCGGTGAATATAAGAAGCACTCCGATAAGAGCTGTCGCTACCTTGCCTGAGAACTCCGTGAGACTGGCAGCAAACAGTATGAGTGGAAGGCCAATGATGCCTGTGATCAGGGTGGAGACTGTAAGGAAGTTTATCACTGCATGAGTGTTCTCCCTGCGGGACAGAAGATTGCGGATGTATTGGGGTATATTGTCCAAAATCTCCTTTATGTCTTCCCTGAAGTAGATGACTGCCGAGAGGAGGGTGCCAGTGTGGAGCCATATGGACATTGGCAGGGCTTCTGAAAGTGTTTTATCAAAAACATTGATCATTACGAGAGTGGTCATCCCTTCGCTGCTTATCGGGAGCCATTCAGCTATGCCCTGAACTGCTCCTATTATTGCTGCCTCATAAAACGTTAACATTGCGCCAATATGTGATTTTTTTGTATATATATTGGACGGTCTTTTTTGAAAGGTTCTTGTAACCCTTATATATAAAGGCTTTTGTAAACGCTTATATATTATATCTCATATGTGTGTTATATCCTTAAATTTAAGATAGGATCTTCAGGTGATAATATGAAACTAAGCGTACCATCAATCGGAAAAGGCGGGATGGATGACACAGTCAGCCAGCATTTCGGAAGAGCTCCTGCCTATACTGTCTTTGACACTGAGACCGGGAATTATTCGGTTATGCCGAACACAAGCGATCATAATGGCGGTGCTGGTCTTCCTGTTGACCTTCTGGCTGAGGCCGGTGTCAATATAATGCTTTGCGGAGGCATCGGCAAAGGTGCTGCGGTAATGTGCCAGCGGTCAGGGATAGAAGTATTCATCGGTGCATCGGGAACTGTCAGGGATGCCATCAACTCATGGAAGTCCGGCACCCTCTCAAAGGCACCGCAGGAGGGGAATTGCGATAGCCATAGCCACAGCAGTCACTGCCAGGGTGGCTGTCATAGTCACATTGCTATCAACTGACCCTACAATCCCTTCCAGGCAAAATAATTAATACAGATACAGGTTATTCTTTGCCTTTTTTTCCTTTATTGCCGCTCATATGCAGGATTTGTCCCTGTCGATTGGTAATTATAAATAATTATAGATATTCGAAACCCTTTTATTTAAGCAGGACAGAGAACTACATGGAATTAGTTATGGCTCAATCAGTGAACAAGGGTTCAGGGAGCTTTGCACATGCCCTGCAATCGATTCCTGACTTCTCTGAGATCCTCGTCCTGCTCCTGATAATGGCTTTGCTGGCGATGTCCTCTGATGAGGTAGTGGACTTCTTCGACATAGTACGCGGAGTGTTCACTTATTCCGTATCTCCCTGACCGGGCATGGGGGCTGATGGTCGGCTGTATTCAGGGTCATTCATGGCATTGTTCACAGAGGCCCGGTTAATGGAGTGTTTGGTATGTCTGTTTACTCGGTAACCTTGTTTGAGTGGGGTTTCCTGGCACTTGGCCTTTTCCAGTTGTTCTTAACAATGGTCGGACTTGCCATGATCATATATGGCGGCATCGTTGCAACTATAGAGATAATCTTCCATGAAACCCGGAAGAAAAACTATACTTATGCCCATATCCGGCATCAGTTCACGGATAAGATCCTGTTCGGCCTGGAGTTCCTCATAGCTGCAGATGTGATCCGGACGATCCAGGACCCGACCCCCGAGGAGATTCTGACCCTGGGGGCCATTGTCCTGATCCGGACCGTCATGGGTTATTTCCTCAGTAAAGAAGTCCAGGAGTATTCTTTCCTTGAATAGGTCTCATGATGTCTTTTCTACTCAAGATTTTACAGTTGCGAGCCGGAGTTCATATTGGTATCATGCCAAATTTTGACTATCCTGTCCGCCTAAAATCCAAAAGAATAAATATCTCCGGTTTGTAATCCTTGCTCTATGCAGGAGATCACAGGACTTGAGCTTTCACCAAAGAAAGTAGAATACTTGAAGTTCCTTTTTAAGAAAGGGGGTCTTGTAAGGACTACGGACATCTCTTCCCAGTTACAGGTAGACCCTTCCACATCGACCAAGACGATAGCAGACCTTGCCGGGACAGGGCTTGTTGAACACATTCCCTACAGGGGTGTGAGGCTGACGGAGAAAGGCCAGCTGTATGCCGAATTCCTTGTCAACAGGCACAATATCCTGAGCCTTATGCTGAGCCACTACGGTCTGTCGTCCGAGGAAGCATGTGCTGAGACCGCAAGGTTCGAGTCTTTCGTTTCCAAGGATGCCGTGGACAAAATATGCAGTTCCATGGGTCACCCGCAGACCGGGGTTTGCGGCAAGATCCGGCATATATCCTGTGGCATTCTCTGATTGATATGCAGAATGTTGGTATATGGCCAAAATCAGTGGTATCAATCCAAATTTAAAGTATTAGGTAAAAATGGAGGTAGTATTGTATGAGAAAATTGTGTATGGCGTTCGTTCTGTTATTATCCCTGGGTCTTGTCCTCACCAGTGGTTGTACTGACGGGCCGGAAGCATCCGCTTCCCTGGATAAGCCTATTGTTGCAGTGAGCATCCTTCCGCAGGCTGAGTTCGTTGAAAAGATCGCAGGGGATAATGTAAAGGTGCTTGTTATGGTTCCTGCAGGCGCTGATCCGCATACTTATGAGATAACATCCGGGCAGCTTAGGGATCTGAGCAAGGCCCGGATGTATGTAAAGGTGGGCTCCGGGCTGGATTTTGAGAAAGTGTGGATGGACAGGCTGATAGCCCAGAATCCGGATATGCTTATAGTGGATTCATCAAGTGGCATAACGCTCAGGACAATGGAGGCTCATGATGAAGGGTCTGATGAGGAATATGAAGCCGGGGAGTACAATGAAAGTCTCACCAAGGATCCTCATATCTGGACATCCCCTCAGCAGGCAAAGGTAATGGTCAACAATACCTATGCAGGACTTGTGGAGATCGACCCGGATAATCAGGAACTGTACATGCAGAACAGGGACGCCTATCTCGCAGAGCTGGATGCGGCAGATGCCACGATCCGGGAAACCCTTGCAGGTAAGGAAGGCAGCAGTTTTATAGTGTATCATCCTTCCTGGGGATACTTTGCGGATACCTACGGCTTGGACGAGATCTCTGTGGAGATTGAGGGCAAGGAGCCAAGTGCGAAGGATATGCAGCGCCTGGTAGATGCTGCAAAGGAAAAGAATGTCAAGGTGATATTCGTGCAGCCCGGTTTCAGTACCACAAGCACCAAGGCTATCGCTGCTGAGATAAATGCCGAGGTAGTAGCGGTCGATCCCCTTGCAAAAGATTATATAGATAACCTTGCAAAGGTAACCGCAGCATTTGAAAAAGGGCTGGCTTAAATGGCTGAAGTGATCGATCTCAAGGATGTCTGGGTAAGTTATGGCAATACTCCCGTGCTCGAAGCAGTGGATCTTGTGGTAGAGGACAGGGACTTCCTTGCAATAATAGGTCCCAACGGGGGAGGCAAGAGCACCCTCCTGAAGGTGATCCTTGGATTGGTCAAACCTGACCGCGGTTCGGTCAGGCTCTTGGGTGACGATCCTAAAAAGACCCGCAAATACGCGGGTTATGTTCCCCAGTATATCTCTTCTAACCTTGATTTCCCCATAAGCGTGTGGGAAGTCGTCCTCATGGGATGCCTTGGTCACAAGGGTCCCTTCAGGGGATACAACGAAGATGACAGGAAAGCCGCCTATGAGGCCCTCAAGGTCGTGGATATGCTGGATTACAGGGACCGCCAGATAGGTGAGCTTTCCGGCGGACAGAAGCAAAGGGTTTTCATTGCCAGGTCACTTGTCACGCGCCCCAGGCTGCTGATCCTGGACGAGCCTTCCACAGGCATAGATTCAAAACGGCAGAGGGAGTTCTATGAGCTTCTCAACCGGCTCAAGTCCGAAATTGCTATTTTGCTTGTTACCCACGACATGAGCGCCCTGTCGGTCTATGTGGACAAGGTCGCCTGCCTTAACAGGAGGCTGCATTATCACAACTCCAAAGAGCTCAGCCCGAAGGACCTTGAAGCAGCTTATCAGTGCCCTGTGGAACTGATAGCACACGGTGTCCCTCACAGGGTCCTGAAGATCCATTGAAACGCGAGGATCCCATGTTAGAAATACTACAATACGGCTTCATGAGGAATGCCATCATGGCAGCGATCCTTGCAAGCATTGCCTGCGGCATTATAGGCGTATATGTCGTTGTCAAAAAGGTTGCCTCCCTGAGCGGCGGCATCTCTCATGCATCCTTTGGCGGAATAGGCCTGGGATACTATCTTGGTGTGAATCCCATGTATGGGCTGGTGCCTTTCAGTCTCCTGTCTGCCATTGCAATGGGTATAACAAGTAAAAGGACCAAGGTTGCAGAGGATACTGCAATTGG
Proteins encoded:
- a CDS encoding DUF1622 domain-containing protein; translated protein: MSVYSVTLFEWGFLALGLFQLFLTMVGLAMIIYGGIVATIEIIFHETRKKNYTYAHIRHQFTDKILFGLEFLIAADVIRTIQDPTPEEILTLGAIVLIRTVMGYFLSKEVQEYSFLE
- a CDS encoding undecaprenyl-diphosphate phosphatase; this translates as MLTFYEAAIIGAVQGIAEWLPISSEGMTTLVMINVFDKTLSEALPMSIWLHTGTLLSAVIYFREDIKEILDNIPQYIRNLLSRRENTHAVINFLTVSTLITGIIGLPLILFAASLTEFSGKVATALIGVLLIFTGMLQKAASGREIRKSVPSFTDSLVTGIAQGFAALPGVSRSGITVSSLLLRNFNASEAIKLSFLMSIPAVLAADIGIAAMGMLTLDMNAILATFFAFVFGLFTIDAFIRIAQRFDFAKFCIGIGVLSMAAYFI
- a CDS encoding non-structural protein NS4A; this translates as MELVMAQSVNKGSGSFAHALQSIPDFSEILVLLLIMALLAMSSDEVVDFFDIVRGVFTYSVSP
- a CDS encoding NifB/NifX family molybdenum-iron cluster-binding protein, whose protein sequence is MKLSVPSIGKGGMDDTVSQHFGRAPAYTVFDTETGNYSVMPNTSDHNGGAGLPVDLLAEAGVNIMLCGGIGKGAAVMCQRSGIEVFIGASGTVRDAINSWKSGTLSKAPQEGNCDSHSHSSHCQGGCHSHIAIN
- a CDS encoding metal ABC transporter ATP-binding protein; this translates as MAEVIDLKDVWVSYGNTPVLEAVDLVVEDRDFLAIIGPNGGGKSTLLKVILGLVKPDRGSVRLLGDDPKKTRKYAGYVPQYISSNLDFPISVWEVVLMGCLGHKGPFRGYNEDDRKAAYEALKVVDMLDYRDRQIGELSGGQKQRVFIARSLVTRPRLLILDEPSTGIDSKRQREFYELLNRLKSEIAILLVTHDMSALSVYVDKVACLNRRLHYHNSKELSPKDLEAAYQCPVELIAHGVPHRVLKIH
- a CDS encoding metal-dependent transcriptional regulator is translated as MQEITGLELSPKKVEYLKFLFKKGGLVRTTDISSQLQVDPSTSTKTIADLAGTGLVEHIPYRGVRLTEKGQLYAEFLVNRHNILSLMLSHYGLSSEEACAETARFESFVSKDAVDKICSSMGHPQTGVCGKIRHISCGIL
- a CDS encoding metal ABC transporter solute-binding protein, Zn/Mn family, coding for MRKLCMAFVLLLSLGLVLTSGCTDGPEASASLDKPIVAVSILPQAEFVEKIAGDNVKVLVMVPAGADPHTYEITSGQLRDLSKARMYVKVGSGLDFEKVWMDRLIAQNPDMLIVDSSSGITLRTMEAHDEGSDEEYEAGEYNESLTKDPHIWTSPQQAKVMVNNTYAGLVEIDPDNQELYMQNRDAYLAELDAADATIRETLAGKEGSSFIVYHPSWGYFADTYGLDEISVEIEGKEPSAKDMQRLVDAAKEKNVKVIFVQPGFSTTSTKAIAAEINAEVVAVDPLAKDYIDNLAKVTAAFEKGLA
- a CDS encoding DUF134 domain-containing protein, with amino-acid sequence MKCRGRPKSPRRVECSPEVLYFKPRGVPLSELETVALAIEELEALRLVDLEGMLQEDAAFRMGVSRRAFWEDLQSARRKVALALTTGKAIEISGGSYVRLGKE